The Musa acuminata AAA Group cultivar baxijiao chromosome BXJ2-5, Cavendish_Baxijiao_AAA, whole genome shotgun sequence genomic interval CTGCTTCTGAGTCTCAGAAACTTGGTATTCAGTTTCATGCTGTTGTCCTCAAATATGGTTTTGGGCTAAATAACTGCATCAATCATGCCCTGATGGATATGTACACCAAGTGTCTGTGTATGCCGGATGCTCTGAAGATTTTCCAGCATATCGGTGAAGACCACAATTTATTATCATGGACTATATTGATTTCAGGCTATGCCAAGTGTGGATCCTCCATGGAAGCACTGGACACATTCTACCAGATGAACAAAGAAGATATTATTGCTGATTCAGTTGCATGCATTGGTGCTCTTATGGGTTGCACCGATTTGCAGGCTGTAGATCAAGGTGAACAAATTCATGCCTTTTTGATTAAATCAGGCTCAGAGATGGATGTCACAGTCCAGACAGCACTACTGTCTCTTTATTCTGAATGCGGGAGCTTGAATGAAGCAATTCAGCTGTTTGAAATGATGATGGTACATGATGTTGTTTCTTGGACTGCATTGATTTCAGCATATGCAAATCTCGGATGCAATGAGAAAGCTCTTTTGTGCATGAATCAAATGCTCCAAGATGAAATTAATCCGAATCACTTCACTTTTGTAAGTGCACTTAAGGCTGCGGCTAAACTAACATATCCTGTGATCGGAAAGTTAATTCATGCTGCTATCATAAAGTCTGGCCTGGAAGAAGATACATTCATTGGAAGTGCTCTTATCGACATGTATTGCAAGTGTGGAAGCATAGGAAGTGCAGTAAGCTACTTCAATGGAGCATCTAAACATGACCTTGTTCTCTGGAATGCTTTGCTTGCTGGGCATGCACAACATGGTAATGTCCTGGagctgctcaaggcttatgaggaAATGGTTGATCGTGGGCTAAAGCCCGATGATATTACATTCCTTTCTGTTCTCTCCGGTTGCAGCCATGGTGGCCTTATTGACAAAGTAGTCCATTTCTTTAGGAGCATGAGTGATGACTATGGAATCAGACCACAAATGGAGCACCATGCTTGTGTTGTTGGCGCTTTTGGACGTGCTGGTTTACTTAAGGATGCAGTCAGTTTTATCGAGGGAATGGGAATTAATCCTGGTTCAACAGTGCTAAGAACCTTGGTTAGCTTTTGTATTATGTACGGACATGTTAGATTAGGTTTGGCCTCAATCGCAAAGATGGTGTTATTGGGCCAGATGGATAGCTCAGCATTTGTATTGGTGTCTAATTTATATGCTGTTGAAGAGAAGTGGCATGATAgaaggaaaattagagatgtAATGGAAGCTGATGTAGTGAACCTGAAGAAGGTTGGTGTGAGCTGGATTACATAATAAGTTGATATCATGGTCTCAACTAGTTGAAATTCATATCAAATGAGGATGAGTCGAGGTCATACTTTGCAAAAGAATTTATGGCCTAAAGAACCACTCGGAGTAACAATCACGTGGACTTAGCTGCTGATGCTTAGCACAATTACAGTCTGATTGAATTGAGAAAGGATGCAATCTCTCTTCTATTTGTGCTCGGGCAAACTGTGTCCCAGCTGTTGGAGAAACATGGAACATGGATGGATGCAAATTTTTTTCTTTGGATTCTAAGCAGTCAGCATTTGCTAAATCGCTGTTTCAAAAGGAAAGAGTCTCAACTAAAATCAGGTATACATCTCAGTCATTCCTATTcaaaatgcattttttttttctatttaatgaTTGATCATGAAAAACTCAATAGTCACCATCATCCTATTCTGTAAGAAATGTTAATATGTAAAATATGGTTTATCGAAAGTTTATTTGCTCATTATTTATTCTATTTGCCTGTTATGATCACAATTATAATGACTATGGTTGCTCATGTTTCAAACAATGTTGTCAATGAAGAGAAACTTAATTATTTTATTAGGACATCACAATTATGATCACAATCATGTTTCAAACAAGAATATGGAGATCAGTGTCTTGTTTACTTTTTTCCATGAagagaaaattattttattaggaCATCTATTTAGACTAGATCAAGTTGATGATCTTGTTTGAAAGATAAAGTTGGCCTACTTTGAACGTTAAATTTCTAGATAGCAGATTGTTGCAGTtttgagaagaaacaagaaatatattctttttttattacTACTTCCCTGGTTTAAATATCTTGAAACTTCTTATGTATGCAATGCACTGATGTGGTAAAGGACCCCAGAAACAAAAGAAAGCAAAGAGAAAAGGTGACCTACTAGGACCCCAATTTAGTCTCTTATTGGATGGAGGAAGCTGATTGAGTTAGTTTATAGGGTGATAAATCACTATTTATCTTCGAGGAATTATCCATTCTTAGGTGAGCCCCACATGGTTTTActcttagaaattttttttatattcctcaattgatatgaaattaaatatatttatcaataatCTCCAATGAAGAAGCTTAGTCAAGACATAAtaagttattatttattttcattcGCACAAGTATGCTGGCCCATGAGGAATTGTCTCTGGGTTGGATCATGATTTTGACCCTTTAGGATGGAGATCAATAGATGCCTTTATCAAAATAATCACCATGGTGACATGACATCGTATTAATTTGATGTTGTAGCTTTGGTTCATACTTATCACTGTTCTTCCTCATAAGTTCAATTTGGAAGGGTTTGATTGCTAAATTATTGTATTCGTTTCACGGAATGTTTCACATGTAAGTTATTATAAGTTTATGATTATTATAAGTTATTCGGTCTAcgttttattattatgatataaggttaaggtttattttaattttttttattttggttatAGATCATTTAAACTCTTATGGTTTACTTATGTATAAAAtaactcttatattttaaaaaaatgtagCATGTAAGTTCCTCCCGTCAAGTCAGAGTTAACATATATTAAAATCTGTTTATGTGGtatactgactcataataaattattaatataatgacacatataaattaaatttaaaaaaagttAAGATCCATTTTAGATTCTATTGTTTTGATTATAGACTACTTAAGCCCTTATAGTTTATTTATATCTataataatctttatatttttaaaaatatagcacATAAGTTCCTTTTGTCAAGTTGAATTAACAAATATTAGAGTCTGCTTATgtgacatgttgactcataataaaatattaatataatgacacatataacttaaattaaaaaattaagattatcatAAATTGTAGGAGGAGGCATCACTATGAAAGTAACCACCAATAGCAACACCGAGCTACTATTGCTTAGTAAGGCATTGTACACATACAGTTTCTTCCACGTTGACGACGAGCTTAGGAGCTTCTGGTCCCATCTCAGATGGATATGTGTGTGTTGACCAGTTCGAGCTAAGTACATAGTGGTCTCttggtccctcttcctcctcttaggTGTCTTTATCTCCACCGCCTCccacttcgtcctctcttgcaccCCATGATGGTCCATCTCTCTCTTACCTTCGCCTCTTCGCCTTCGTCCACCATTATGGTCTCTGTCGCTTCCTTTTCCTCGATAAGATGGATCTTaacctttttttaatttaaattatatgtatcattatattaataatttattatgagttattATGTCATATAATCATATTCTAACTCTGTTAACTTAGACTCGACGAGAGAGGCTTATATACtacgtttttgaaaatatatgggTTATCTTAGGTACGAGTAAATTATATAGGCTTAAGTGGTCCATAGTCAAAACCACTAgagctaaaatggaccttaattttttttttaaacttaaattacatatgtcattatattaatgatctattatgagtcaacatgtaaGCATACTCTAATGTTTATTAACTCAAATTTGACGGGATTGACTTATATGTAAGAGTTATtctaaatataaataaatcataagagCTTAAGTGATCCATGGACAAAATCACATAGAttaaaatgaaccttaaccctATGATATATATTGTAAGTTTTAGATTAGCATGAAAAACAAATATACACTATTGTAAATTATAGAGTAAAATatattaaacatttttttttttttgcatgtaaGTGTAAACGATTAAATTGATGTACAAAATAAGACATAATAGTGTGCAACTTTTGAcgtataatttttataaaataaacttaaatcgaaaaatatactttgatcatcAATAAATACCTTTGGGAAAttctaaattttttaaaagataatttaGATAGATAAAATTCTGATTTCTTTCTCTTATTCCTTTACTTTGACATATCAACTCTCATAGGCTCAATATGGATTCATTAAGCTTTGTGAATCACAGAGTTCAATAATTTTTCCTCAGCCTTTCTATATTTACCGGAAACTTTATATGCAAAGTGTTCCTCCTACGTCTTCTCTCCCCTTTCCCCCTTTAAGATATATTTTCTAAAGATTTCTTTCCATATTTAATTTCTTTTCCtccaaaaaaatttattttctaaTCAATCTTATTAGCATTAGGAATTCAAAATACTTACTAACCCTAATAATATCATGCTAACAATTTGTGTTGGATGGTGGCCTTTCAAGATGCCTCAGTTACGTTATACCGGCAATATGGCCATGTTTGGTAACCGTAGCAGGCGAGAAGGATCACATAAGAAGCTGGACCGGTTTATTCGTTTCCTTCACCTCTCTTTCCTTCCTTCTCATGCTCCTCCTCCATCGAAGATGAGACGACAATTGGGACAAGCTCACTCTCCGGCCGCCCTCCTTGCAGCCCTCTTCTGCCTCCGTATCCTCCCCGCCCTCGCGGCCGCCGCTGACTTGGGCAACCTCGAACCACCAAGTGCACCGACCCTAGAACCACTCCTCGCAGAGACGGAGCGAAGCGGGAGGGTCGTGACGGTGAGGAAGGACGGCAACGGAGACTTCCGAACGATCACGGACGCCATCAAAAGCATCCCATCCGGCAACACCGCCCGCACCGTCATCAAGATCGGCCCGGGGGTCTACCGGGAGAAGATCCTCGTCGACCAGTCCAGGCCGTACGTCACGTTCTACGGCCAACCCGGTGCGATGCCGACGATATCGTTCGACGGCACGGCTGCGAGGTACGGGACGGCGAACAGCGCCACCGTCGCCGTGGAGTCCAGCTACTTCGTCGCAAGCAACGTGATCTTCGAGGTAGGCGGTCTCGAGAGACCGAAGCAGTCGCAGTAGGGTTTTCACAGGCATAGAACTAACTGACCTGCTCTGATGCGTCTCGCGGCGTTGAAGAACACGGCACCGATGCCAGTCGATGGAGTGCAGGGAGCTCAAGCGGTGGCGATGAGGATATCGGGGGACATGGCAGCCTTCTACAACTGCAAGTTCTACGGATACCAAGACACGCTTTGCGATGACACCGGCAGGCATTTCTTCAAGAACTGCTTCATTAGGGGAACAGTCGACTTCATCTTTGGCAATGGCAGATCCATCTACCAGGTTCTatactctcttcttcttcctctctgttGCACACTTAATGGCTGAACAAGAATCCATATTACATGCACAAGAAAAAAAGAAGCATATATGTAATCTATATGTGTAAATTTAATCCCTTTTGTAAAGTAGATTAATAATTTAGTTTGCTGAGatcaattatttgattttttgattaatTATAGTATTCTTTCTAGTTAAAGATGTTTTTTCTGTGTTGCATGGAGAAGAATGAATgacacaaaatatatatatatatatatatatatcaattattttttaGAGTAAAGGATAATAATATAGTGTGATGTTGTGACATTGGATTGCAAGTGATAGGTCTCATGTTTGAATCCACAAATGAGAGTAACTATAATTTAATATAACAATTTTTTTCATTAAGattgattaattaattttttaaaaaataattatagtaTTTCATCTAATTTAAAGTTGAAGCCTAattaatgtgtcattaacaaaatTAGAAGAATGCCAAATCAATGCTCTTAGGTTACTCAGACATACTTTACTTTAGTAGGTTCCAAACACTGAGTAAAATTAATGCACTTATGGATTTTTAAGGCACATTTATGGCTAAATTAATCAAACTAACAGCAAACATGGGTTTAATTGAGTGTATTTAGATTTCTCTTGTATACAAACATTCCAATAGTCCATCCACTACAATGGGTAGTAGTAATGTGCTTCTCTTTTTCCAATTTATTAAACACTTTTAGCTTTGGTCATTAATGccaataagcaaaaaaagataagtgcaataaaacaaaatcaaatcaaaaataaaataaacaatgagatggttgcttttatatatatatatatatatatatatatatatatatatatatatatatatatatatatatatatatatatatatatatatatatatatatatatatatatatatatatatatatatatatatatatatatataaagaaacatTTTCGGTGATAGAAACTTCCATCTAATCAACAAATCTTACAGAACTGTGAAATCGAATCAGTGGCAGATAATGTCGCCTACATTACAGCACAAGCCAGATCTAATCTCTCAGATAAGAGTGGCTTCTCGTTCATCCACTGCAACATCACAGGCACAGGGAACGCATTCCTGAGCCGGGCATGGCGAGAGATGTCGAGGGTGGTCTTCTCCTACACCCACATGGGCCGCCTCATCGACCCCAGAGGCTGGGACAACAAGGGCGTCGCCGGCCGCAACAGGTATCGACACCCATCTCTTCCCTTGATCTCCCTGCACATGAATCCCACCCAGTCTTGGGCCTTTCTTCCCTGAGCTGTGAGCCGGCACTTAATCTTGAACCACCAGGACGGTGTACTTTGGCGAGTACAAGTGCTTGGGACCAGGGGCTGTTACCGATGGGCGTGTGAAGTATGCGAGATTACTCAATGATAAGCAGGCAAGGCCATTCCTCACCATGGACTTCATCCAAGCACAATCATGGCTTCTTCCTCCCCCTGCAGTCTAGGAGCTCAGCATGTCATCTCCTTCTCCTCTTTGCGCCATGTTTGGTCGCTGCTTCCTGTTCTATCATTGTTTGCCCACTGTGCATGTCGTGTTGCAAGACCATGTGATTTGGAGAATAAAAGGATTCCAAAAGCGTAGTAGTAGTAGTCATCACAAAAGCAGCTTTTCAAGCATTTGCATTTCCAATCAATCATTACATGATTCACAGCACCATTTTCCGAAAACTATGTTTGGGGATTACACAGCTTAATCCCAGCAACTCCCCTGAAATCCAAGGAAGGGGGAAACATGTTTCAGAGCTCTCCTTAAGCTTAGCACATACCACCAAGTGGAAGTTCTATCAATCCCTATGAATGCTGTAGCTGACAAAGAACAATCCCAAGCGCTCTCACTCCTCAAGCCCTGTTGGATTTCCTTCTGCAATGACAGAGAGCAGTTCGAACAAACCTCAACGTTCACAGTGATTCATTCATGCATAGCACTCGAAGGAAGACAAAGCCTGAGCTTACTTACCGTCATCGATGAGGCCCTTGCCGTGCCGGTCCATGCACTGGAGGATGTACTTGAACGTCTCGATCTCGCAAGGGATGGTGAGTCCGCCCTTGTGATCGAAGCCGAACTCCTCCTCAGCCTTCTCCAGTAGCAGCCTGAACACCGGCAGGCTGAAGTAACTGGTCGGAATCACAAACCTCCTCTGCTCTGGTCCTACGTACACTGGGCAGCACCCCTTGGGGACATCCGGCGGCGCCTCCGGGCTCTGGCAGCACTCCTCGTCGGAGTCACACTGGACGCACACGTCCTTTAGGCGGCTGCTGACGGTCGGGGGGATCCCGGACGCCCTGTGCCGGTCCTCTTTTGGCCCGAGGGCGATGGACTGCCATTTTTGAAGGATCTCTCGCAGTCTCACAATCTGCCAGATGCTAGTCACCTTCCCAGCTTCCTCACCCATGGCTGCGAGTCCCAAACCAGTGATGGTCGGACTCAGAACGCCAAGTGATGATGGATTTCAGTGGCCTTAAGCATTCATAGCTCTGACCGGAGACAGAAAGAGCAACATAGAGATCATAAGGTATTTCTAGAACAAATTACAAGATCATACGACCTACCATAAGAAGATGATACAGAGGGGAAGATTCTAATCAACAACAAGGTTTGGTTTCTACTGCTGATGACAGAAGATTCACTACAGACTACTCTTCTGGATCCAGGAATAAGTAGACATCTAGTGACTCACATTACAGCAGGGATCTGAAGACAGGATCATGGATTGTACTAACATGAATCTTGTAAAGATTCTGAGACACAGCAAGATTTCATCTCTCAGAAACCATCTTCAGATCTTCTGTCATAGCAGATTGTGATGCAACATGTGAATTCCTCTTACAAACATTCCAGTTCCTGGTAAGTTATTCGGATTTAGGCATCTAAATATAATGTCTGGAACAAAAAAAAGCTGGTGAATAACATTAGATCGGATTGTTAGAGCTCCTAAAACAATATTATGTGCTTCAGTTCCTGTATTGCTGGGTTACAGCAACAAATCTGCAATACTTCCTGCAATTTAAGCTTCACATATCAAAAATTAATTCAGGTCTTGAAGGATTGTAACTTGAGTCTACTTTGATGCATCAACAACCTGAAGTGTACATCTTatacagaaaaaaaaatccagaaaCCTTTACCACCTATTCCATCATGAGAGCTGGCATTGAAATGGAAATAAGGAGAACAATACTTCCTTTACCATTGATAGATTTGGGCATAAGAATAACCATGGTTAATTACTTTCGAAGATATCTTGATCAACCTACAGTTAACTTAAATTAATCTTGCATAAATTCCAAAAAGTTACAATTCATTGCAAACTACATTCCAGAGCAAGGAGATCAAATTGCAAcaaatatacacatacatatatatattcataagcAAGCAATTTTTCGCTTTTAGTACCTTAAGAGGCATTAGAGATGGCAAGATAATTGCATGCAGAGAGGAGAAGCTGCCATCGTGACTGAGGAGACGAGTGGGTTTGAGACGAAGATAGACTAAGAACACCCAAGTAGGGAACAAGAACACACACCTTGTAATAAAGGTAAGGTCACCTAATGACGAATTTATCCCTATATTCTGCTTTATTCTCTCATCTCTCCCCAACACAAGTGATATCCACCGAGGGCAATATGGGAAGATGAAAATTGACCGCGCAGACTCGGTCAACGCCGCAGACGTCAACCTCGATTGCGCCGATCCTTAAGCGCCGAAAGGAAGGCTTTCTTGGGGGAGGGCCTCGCTGGCGTCCGTCGATGTCGCTGCCCAACGGCTGAGATCGGTTTGATCAGAATTGATCCCTTTCTCCTTTCCGTGATCCAACGTGACAACCTCAAAAGCGTACTTTGGAGAGCGTGATCGCATTGATTGATGCATCcaatctctctttctttttcctttttttttctctatttattcTTAAAGATAAAAGATGGATAGAGTGTGAATCATGAGAGGAGGAAATTAAAGTTATGATAGGGATAATTTAATAGTAATAAGAGTTATCTATGACTCACTATGCTTTGATTTTGTTGGAAACGAAAGGAGATGAAGAAATAGTCTCACATCCGTGAAATTATAATGAGTCTGAATCATAATGACGATGATGAAAATTTATGTACTCGTTTTACATCATAAGCTGGGACTAAACTATGTAAAGCCTATGATCCTATGAACTATAAGACCTCACTGAGTTATGGGCCTGATCTGAACTATATCCAGAATCAAACTAAGCAGTAGCTTATGATCATGTAGAGGAGTGTCCTGGAAGCCCAACTGCACAAGGCAGTACCAACTGAGTTTTATGGCATAGTTCTGATCCTTACTATGCTTTGCTCAAGTAGTCTGTTTTGAGGTAAAAGGAAAGGGATGGCACAGTGCACAAGGCAGAATCACAGATGAGCTGTTTTCATGAGTTGACCTTATTTACCAGTCTTGTTGCATTGAGATCTTCCAGTGGACTGAACCAGCACAGTGTAGAAGGGGTTGCTGTCTTCATGATCCATTTTCTTTTGAATGTCTGCAAAGGCAAAATAAGTAGTTTGCAGGATATGCTAGCAGAAAAGAAGCATGATCGTTCATTTGCAAGCTTCCAGGTGAATTAAAATGATTTGAGTATTGAAATCTTGGAAATAGCCTCCTCCAAGAAGACTTTGACAGAATACTGTGAGGTGGTGATTAGAAGAATGATTTAAGCTGAGGAATTAGTTGTGTATCTTACAAGGATCTGCCTTCAGAAAAGATGAAAACCTTTAAACTGGACATCAGAAAGAACTGAGGAATGACTTGTTACATACTCTGAGAAATCACTAGAAAAGGATTACATACCTACTGCACCATTCTGATTTAGAATGTGGCCACATCTTGTTGGAGCTTCCAGGAAAGGTGCTCTCAGGGATCATGTGGTCTAGACTTTAGAGGACTGTCATGTTCCATGGTCCACACAATAGGTAGTCAGTCTGTCATGGCTTTGGTGGATGAACAGGGGCTGAACAATTCCAAGGTGGTGGTACAGATCCAAATGCTTGGTGCTAAGAGCCTCTGATGTTGACTGACTCTTTTCAACAAGGACATGAGAATGTATGTATACTATTTTCCATCTTAATGAAGTCTTTCTCAGTCTTCTCCTCCTTCCATCACTTGTGCCATGAGATCTCAGACTCAGTGAATTTGAAGATAGCACTCATACTTGGGTCCACAAGGCAATTCATGAGCAACCACTCATGCTTGTGAAAGCTTTTAATGTTGTGTAAGAATTCAATTCTCTCTAATTGTTGCAGAGAACTGGTCCACCAGTTCTCTGTAGAAGATTAAGAGGATCCTAACTATTACAATCTCACTGGACCTTATTGATGAAGCTAAATGAATTCACTTCTGATGGACCTACTTCACCTAACATTCCATGATTAGCAGCATGGCTGGAGGCTTCAACTCAAATTCAGCATATCTGTCTTTGATTAACATCATTGTTTGGCTATTTGTGATACTGGATTCAGATAATTCTTTCATATAAGATAGTATTAGAGGCTCTAATGCAAACAAAAAGTTGAAGAGTATAAGATTCCAAGTTGAGGTACAGATAGATAACTTGAATATATCTGATCCTGGAAACTGTTGTAAAGGAATGCATGACAAGCTCAGATCTGCATTTCTTGTGTTACTGTCATTTCATGAATTCAATTATTCTGGCATAAACTATGGAGTAACCAACAAGAATACTAGcacttataataatttttttatgttcatGGCAGCACTTATGATACTAGAAAGAAATGTTCACTTTTTGCTGTATAGGAACTGCAGGGTAAACAGAAGCCACTCAGATAATAGTGTCAAGATCATTAACAAGGGACAAATGAGAAGCAATCAGATAAGTTTGAAGATAACATGAAAATTGTGTCAATTCAAACTTATCCACTGTGGCAGACAATCATTTATAATTTCTTCCCTACCTTTTTCTGTATGTTTGAAaccttatgataaataaataattttttgaaaaaaataaacaatGATGTTCTTATTATCAACAGCTAAATGTCATATGAACTAAGTTGATTGATATCTTTGGTACTTATTGGTTAAGGTTTAGATTTAAAGTCTTcaacaataaattttatttacaatcatatattttgagagagaaaattatcaaaaaaaaattatagtggaTAGCCACTGAAGTAAAGCTGTCTATTTCTTTATCTTGACTCTAAAAGATGAAGTCCAGCAAAGAAGGTTGTGTGGTCCTTCTAACATCTAAACTTGAGCTTAATAGTCATATTTACTGAAACATAGCTGCCACAATAATTATTCATGTATTACCATTATTCAAGAATTCTTTAAAGCCTAGTCAAATACTAACTACTCCCTCTGAAGTGTGGCTAATACTCCTTTGCATTTAGCTTTCCCATGTCACATATTGGCTAACTGATCTCTTTTAATAGGATCATATCTCATAAGGGCTTGCAATGGATGAAATGGAAGTTAGATTTATCCCAAAAGATGAACTAGATCAGTATCCATTAGCCAATATCATTAATCCAATTTTAATGCTTATACATGAAAATAAaggtataaaaaattaattttattatttattttccaaTCCTTTTGAATACATCTGATGCCCAGAACTAAAATTCATTCCAAGTGGAAGAATGAGAGTTAATTTGTCATGAACAAcagaaatt includes:
- the LOC103985904 gene encoding pentatricopeptide repeat-containing protein At4g13650; the protein is MNYKLICKPVTLHSPAQVKAVDCLTSRWLGCSFRPSVAALFTASRFHGSLPHSTNRFEVEKRYAGLLRAAAQSGALPDGRAIHGRILRTIPHPSVFLSNSLANMYCKCRALPDALRVFDEMPNPDVVSWNTVVDGCFLSGLRFDALACFREMLRCGVSPDEFSFVGVLKSCDLGMGFSAHCVVVKYGLGDSAFVASGLAEFYAVYGLLSDVMKVFESLERKDIVLVNAVIGLLAKAGNLEEAFKVFCNHVLASHLLPVRATFVNVLSGIDGFEFWREAIQVHGLVVKFGFEGDGAVQSSLIRVYANCCCMDDAHDLLRYSNSQNVISWTSLICAYASQEQFRDALDVFCHFYHDGMMLDDVLLACVLSIAAASESQKLGIQFHAVVLKYGFGLNNCINHALMDMYTKCLCMPDALKIFQHIGEDHNLLSWTILISGYAKCGSSMEALDTFYQMNKEDIIADSVACIGALMGCTDLQAVDQGEQIHAFLIKSGSEMDVTVQTALLSLYSECGSLNEAIQLFEMMMVHDVVSWTALISAYANLGCNEKALLCMNQMLQDEINPNHFTFVSALKAAAKLTYPVIGKLIHAAIIKSGLEEDTFIGSALIDMYCKCGSIGSAVSYFNGASKHDLVLWNALLAGHAQHGNVLELLKAYEEMVDRGLKPDDITFLSVLSGCSHGGLIDKVVHFFRSMSDDYGIRPQMEHHACVVGAFGRAGLLKDAVSFIEGMGINPGSTVLRTLVSFCIMYGHVRLGLASIAKMVLLGQMDSSAFVLVSNLYAVEEKWHDRRKIRDVMEADVVNLKKVGVSWIT
- the LOC103985903 gene encoding putative pectinesterase 63, encoding MAMFGNRSRREGSHKKLDRFIRFLHLSFLPSHAPPPSKMRRQLGQAHSPAALLAALFCLRILPALAAAADLGNLEPPSAPTLEPLLAETERSGRVVTVRKDGNGDFRTITDAIKSIPSGNTARTVIKIGPGVYREKILVDQSRPYVTFYGQPGAMPTISFDGTAARYGTANSATVAVESSYFVASNVIFENTAPMPVDGVQGAQAVAMRISGDMAAFYNCKFYGYQDTLCDDTGRHFFKNCFIRGTVDFIFGNGRSIYQNCEIESVADNVAYITAQARSNLSDKSGFSFIHCNITGTGNAFLSRAWREMSRVVFSYTHMGRLIDPRGWDNKGVAGRNRTVYFGEYKCLGPGAVTDGRVKYARLLNDKQARPFLTMDFIQAQSWLLPPPAV
- the LOC103985535 gene encoding protein SMALL AUXIN UP-REGULATED RNA 12-like, with protein sequence MGEEAGKVTSIWQIVRLREILQKWQSIALGPKEDRHRASGIPPTVSSRLKDVCVQCDSDEECCQSPEAPPDVPKGCCPVYVGPEQRRFVIPTSYFSLPVFRLLLEKAEEEFGFDHKGGLTIPCEIETFKYILQCMDRHGKGLIDDEGNPTGLEE